In the genome of Ignavibacteriales bacterium, one region contains:
- a CDS encoding helix-hairpin-helix domain-containing protein, with the protein MSLFLIVICFTIVSPFLNSQSDTAEYNTEDVLDDLLQETQDTDEESGIYDVLEDLILNPVDINKADISQLQRIPYIDYVRAELIVNHRKKYGVFYSVQELFSVENLSNEIVGKILPFVTLTINTSELSFDEDGAWDSFAIVPGIKMRNRVTTDLQNRKGFSDGGFEGSKYKIYNRILLNGKGKYQIGVLTEKDAGEKPIDEFDSYHLTINEIGPIENFIAGDFLLENGQGLVLWSPYGLSKGSDAVYPIKKIPKIIKAYTSATENNFFRGTAAKINWNDFTFVPFFSKNKLDANIEDGFITSTPVDGLHRTEGEINRRKTLTETSYGSILRYNLDSRNNISALYYRSSYSSVFLPDNVYDISGNKFDYYSVSYDLYFGNLNVSGEAAYNSISVATINNFQFAFTRDFIFITSIRNYPRNYFSLHGFALAERSGTIQNEFAIYNGFRWKSPIGILNFYYDQFKFPYSLFNTPLPSGGNEILADLTSSLSRSVEGKARYKYEKKDISINDGQNRNVGEQLKQNYRMEVIYTATKKFRLRTRFEYNTFLIKGSQGESGFLFFEDLKYSFTGLADISARIIFFKTDSFNSALYEYENDLTGVMYNPALFGEGLRWYLVGRIKPFKIFTISFKYSETYKPNEKKLSSGNSEIDGNVDNRFSLQLDLNF; encoded by the coding sequence ATGTCATTATTCTTAATCGTCATTTGCTTTACGATCGTGTCGCCATTTCTTAATTCACAATCAGATACAGCTGAATATAATACAGAAGATGTTTTAGATGATCTGCTTCAGGAAACCCAGGATACGGATGAAGAGTCAGGAATTTACGATGTGTTAGAAGATCTGATTTTAAATCCTGTTGATATCAATAAAGCGGATATTTCTCAACTTCAGCGAATACCATACATTGACTATGTCCGTGCAGAATTAATTGTGAATCATCGGAAAAAGTACGGTGTGTTTTATTCAGTGCAGGAACTTTTTTCTGTAGAAAATCTTTCGAACGAAATTGTCGGAAAGATTCTGCCATTTGTAACATTAACCATCAATACATCTGAGTTGTCATTTGATGAAGATGGTGCGTGGGATAGTTTTGCTATTGTTCCAGGTATAAAAATGCGGAACAGAGTGACTACAGATCTCCAGAACAGAAAAGGATTTTCCGATGGAGGTTTTGAAGGATCAAAGTATAAAATTTATAACCGAATCCTTTTAAACGGGAAAGGTAAATATCAAATCGGAGTGCTGACTGAAAAAGATGCCGGCGAAAAACCTATTGATGAATTTGATTCATATCATTTGACAATTAATGAAATTGGACCAATAGAAAATTTTATTGCCGGTGATTTTCTTCTTGAGAATGGTCAGGGATTAGTTCTATGGAGTCCGTATGGTCTTTCTAAAGGAAGCGATGCTGTTTATCCTATAAAAAAAATTCCGAAAATCATAAAAGCATATACCAGTGCGACTGAAAATAATTTTTTCCGGGGGACTGCTGCTAAAATTAATTGGAATGATTTTACTTTTGTTCCGTTTTTCTCTAAGAATAAACTTGACGCAAATATTGAAGATGGATTTATAACATCAACTCCAGTTGATGGTCTACACAGAACGGAAGGCGAAATCAACAGAAGAAAAACTTTGACGGAAACAAGTTACGGTTCAATTCTCAGGTATAACTTGGATTCAAGGAATAATATTTCAGCTCTCTATTATCGATCATCATACAGTTCAGTTTTTTTACCGGACAATGTGTACGATATATCAGGTAATAAATTCGATTACTATTCAGTTAGTTATGATCTGTATTTTGGCAACCTCAATGTTTCAGGCGAAGCAGCATATAATTCCATCTCTGTTGCCACGATAAACAATTTTCAATTTGCGTTTACAAGGGATTTTATTTTTATAACTTCGATAAGAAATTATCCGCGTAATTATTTTTCTCTTCACGGCTTTGCTCTTGCTGAACGCAGTGGTACAATCCAAAATGAATTTGCCATTTATAATGGTTTCAGGTGGAAGTCACCAATAGGAATATTGAATTTTTATTATGACCAGTTCAAATTCCCCTACTCTCTGTTCAATACACCCTTACCTTCCGGAGGGAATGAAATACTTGCTGATTTAACATCTTCACTATCCAGATCTGTTGAAGGTAAAGCCAGGTACAAGTATGAGAAGAAAGATATTTCAATCAATGATGGACAAAACAGAAATGTAGGCGAACAGTTGAAGCAAAATTACAGGATGGAAGTAATCTATACAGCAACAAAAAAATTCAGACTGAGAACACGTTTCGAGTATAATACTTTTTTAATAAAAGGAAGTCAGGGTGAATCAGGTTTTCTTTTCTTCGAAGATTTAAAATATTCATTCACCGGTCTTGCTGATATTTCAGCCCGGATAATATTTTTTAAGACTGATTCATTCAACTCTGCACTTTATGAATATGAAAATGATCTGACAGGAGTTATGTACAACCCCGCATTATTTGGTGAGGGTCTGCGCTGGTATTTAGTTGGAAGAATCAAACCATTTAAAATTTTTACGATTTCATTTAAATATTCAGAAACATACAAACCGAATGAAAAAAAATTAAGTTCGGGAAATTCAGAAATAGATGGAAATGTTGATAACAGGTTTAGTCTGCAGCTTGATCTGAATTTTTAA